Proteins co-encoded in one Candidatus Thiodictyon syntrophicum genomic window:
- a CDS encoding extracellular solute-binding protein has product MTIDSEWTSVPATRPFRKTDNARLTGKSMKQQLLFALGALLSLCVAAGAADVVIYTSLDQVFSEPILRDFQARTGIEVKAVFDVEVSKTTGLVNRLIAERDRPRADVFWNSEVGRTLVLKDKGVLAPYRSPSAEDIPVRFKDAEGYWTGFAARARVLIYNKDLLASAELPQSVFELTAPAWRGRVTMGYPLFGTTATQVAAWYAVMGAEQAEAYLRALKDNDVRLVDGNAMTRDVVVQGEVPLGFTDTDDVYVAIQAGKPVGMIFPDREGLGTLMIPNTVALVAGAPHPQEARRLIDFLLSREVESKLAFSDSMQIPVRNGVDKPAQVPGFDSIRAMEVDYRAIADNLERATRFSRALFAR; this is encoded by the coding sequence ATGACGATCGACAGCGAGTGGACATCGGTCCCCGCCACAAGACCGTTTCGCAAGACCGATAACGCGAGGCTGACAGGTAAATCTATGAAACAACAGTTATTGTTCGCTCTCGGCGCCCTACTCTCGCTGTGCGTTGCGGCTGGGGCTGCGGACGTCGTGATCTATACGTCTCTTGATCAGGTCTTTTCGGAGCCGATCCTGCGGGATTTCCAGGCCCGCACCGGCATCGAGGTCAAGGCTGTTTTCGACGTGGAAGTATCCAAGACGACGGGGCTTGTAAACCGGCTCATTGCGGAGCGGGACCGGCCGCGGGCCGATGTTTTCTGGAATTCAGAGGTTGGCCGGACCCTGGTACTAAAGGATAAGGGGGTACTCGCGCCCTACCGGTCCCCGTCGGCCGAGGACATTCCGGTCCGCTTCAAGGATGCGGAAGGCTACTGGACAGGTTTTGCGGCTCGCGCGCGGGTGCTTATCTACAACAAGGACCTGCTGGCGTCCGCCGAGCTTCCGCAGTCCGTCTTCGAGCTGACGGCACCGGCGTGGCGCGGCCGGGTCACGATGGGCTATCCGCTCTTCGGGACCACTGCGACGCAGGTCGCAGCCTGGTATGCGGTCATGGGGGCGGAGCAGGCCGAGGCTTATCTGCGGGCACTCAAGGACAATGATGTGCGCCTTGTCGATGGCAACGCGATGACGCGGGATGTCGTCGTACAGGGCGAGGTCCCGCTGGGGTTCACGGACACCGATGACGTATATGTCGCCATCCAGGCAGGCAAGCCCGTGGGCATGATCTTCCCGGACCGCGAAGGACTGGGGACCTTGATGATCCCTAACACCGTCGCTTTGGTAGCGGGGGCGCCGCACCCACAGGAGGCCAGGCGCCTGATCGACTTCCTGCTCTCGCGCGAGGTCGAGAGTAAGCTCGCCTTCTCGGATTCGATGCAGATTCCGGTGCGCAACGGGGTTGATAAGCCTGCGCAGGTGCCGGGTTTCGATTCCATTCGAGCGATGGAGGTGGACTACCGGGCGATCGCCGATAATCTGGAGCGAGCCACTCGCTTCAGCCGTGCGCTGTTCGCCCGGTAG
- a CDS encoding PKD domain-containing protein, which translates to MRAPKVRPNVRWLTILSFLWLFADARLSLAQIDFSSLTSLSEQQVSAEFSRAFFDRRTGEQSYTVTLRNRSGAPIGSRDGLIYLAVEGINPASIPLVNALDLSVQGIPYLTANANALSPGTAVDLTLRFSNPTRGRFTFTARTYIAAAPANNPPIANAGPDVNAVSATLFRLNGSASYDPDADLITYAWSTQSIPSGSVAALAQTDQYNPSFTPDQPGNYIFQLITNDGLQNSSPDYVTVLVTTPTAPPSANAGPDREARVSVPISLDGKASSDPQGSTLAYHWTFAQKPPGSVLGDGAISNSAGAVATFTPDVAGTFLLLLTVNNGVSNGTDTTQVVVVPSNAKPIADAGADQATRVNVAITLDGSRSSDPDTPTGALVYQWALVSRPTASNLTTANITSASAAVAGLAPDALGRYVLRLTVGDGSHTDSDNTVIHVENTPPQVTITKPINGGSVNTARPEIGVVFSDNESGIDTSSFRATINGVDRTTAFAIDDTGALSQPTFDLPAGNNRVFASVKDRAGNQGEHQSSFTVGFLRAIASATPAVGTAPLTVRFTTAGDDPVGTIQWYRWDFDGNGTYDSNDTVANDYSRTYTAPGVYNAKLHVDSSTGNSAETIVPITVRNNPPTASADVTPSNGPVPLIVTLRGSGSDTDGSIVKYEWDFEGDGTYDYASTTTGNTNHEYASVATYTAVFRVTDNSGNTATAVATTTTVRTGPPGSPTAVATVSPASGNSPLTVTLTGAATDPNNDIALYEWDFENDGVFDFSSSNGGNTSHVYSQGGTHIATLRVTDATGLTGIDQVLVRVNLTAGLAVSPNTIGFFGGVTAAANASSVYSAGYPATLLFDGNTGGTPWYTAANQTAASWFEVIYSGPRIVTAVTVFWNSYYYMQSATIELFDQDGLRLYQQNATFTGGASRVPLPNVENVYRLRVTSITANSASYVSAFEVVTESIPFGPPVPRGANILTTLSAGAAVTLTIKDAADQVVRTLVANQYRAGGSYADYWNAADDRGVPVPDGSYFAILEYLEDGQRKVIDYTDSTGGTRYSVPTGTACDQRETVRSSFSPYADDLLPMVFRSCKASEWTVFIGPLNAGGSEGRTRTIVNRKVFPAGTNTVYWDGLDDQGNLAHPPAGDALITGFWRYDLPTNAMVMTGSAPTLTGVTATPNYFNPLSKVCRPSELSVDVTYTVNEDVAAVELRVIDLKTKETIHIVRTTNVVAGANVIRWRGTNSVGDYVDAGDYQLQLSAADSAGNATPLVSATLVRVYQ; encoded by the coding sequence ATGAGAGCGCCGAAGGTCCGGCCGAACGTCCGATGGTTGACGATTCTATCTTTTTTATGGCTGTTCGCCGATGCTCGCCTATCGCTTGCGCAGATCGATTTCTCCAGCCTGACATCGCTCAGCGAACAACAGGTAAGCGCTGAATTTTCTAGGGCTTTTTTTGATCGTCGAACTGGGGAGCAAAGCTACACCGTAACACTGCGGAACAGGTCGGGCGCCCCGATTGGGAGCAGGGATGGCCTCATCTACCTTGCCGTTGAAGGTATCAACCCCGCGTCGATCCCCTTGGTCAACGCGCTCGATCTGAGCGTCCAGGGCATACCCTATCTCACGGCGAACGCAAACGCGCTGTCCCCCGGGACCGCGGTCGACCTGACACTGCGCTTCAGCAATCCGACCCGTGGCCGCTTCACGTTCACGGCCCGCACATACATCGCAGCGGCGCCCGCGAACAACCCACCGATCGCGAACGCGGGCCCGGATGTCAACGCCGTTTCTGCTACCCTCTTCAGGCTCAACGGCAGCGCCAGTTACGACCCTGATGCCGATCTCATTACCTACGCCTGGTCCACGCAGTCGATCCCCTCCGGCAGTGTTGCGGCACTGGCTCAAACAGACCAGTACAACCCGAGCTTTACACCAGACCAGCCCGGCAACTACATCTTTCAACTGATCACCAACGATGGCTTGCAGAATAGCTCGCCAGATTACGTCACCGTCCTGGTAACCACACCCACTGCACCTCCGAGTGCCAATGCCGGTCCGGATCGGGAAGCTCGGGTGAGCGTCCCGATCTCCTTGGACGGCAAAGCAAGCTCAGACCCCCAGGGCTCCACTCTCGCCTATCATTGGACCTTCGCGCAAAAGCCGCCCGGCAGTGTTCTCGGCGATGGAGCCATTTCCAACAGTGCGGGCGCTGTCGCCACCTTCACGCCCGACGTCGCCGGTACCTTCCTGCTGCTTCTTACGGTGAACAACGGAGTGTCCAACGGAACCGACACGACTCAGGTCGTTGTCGTCCCAAGCAATGCGAAACCGATCGCGGACGCCGGCGCCGACCAAGCCACGAGGGTGAATGTCGCCATCACTCTCGACGGAAGCCGAAGCAGCGACCCGGACACCCCAACAGGCGCACTCGTCTATCAGTGGGCATTGGTGAGCAGGCCGACCGCGAGCAACCTGACCACGGCGAATATCACCAGTGCATCAGCCGCGGTTGCCGGGCTTGCCCCGGATGCGCTCGGTCGCTACGTTTTACGGCTGACCGTGGGCGACGGCAGCCACACCGACAGCGATAACACCGTTATCCATGTGGAGAACACCCCGCCACAAGTCACCATCACCAAGCCAATCAACGGCGGCTCCGTCAATACCGCCAGGCCGGAGATAGGCGTCGTCTTCAGCGATAACGAATCGGGCATCGACACATCATCCTTCCGCGCCACCATCAATGGCGTCGATCGGACCACGGCCTTTGCCATAGACGATACCGGTGCGCTATCACAACCGACCTTCGATCTGCCCGCTGGAAATAACCGCGTCTTCGCATCCGTGAAAGACCGTGCCGGCAACCAGGGCGAACACCAGTCGAGTTTTACTGTCGGGTTTCTGAGAGCCATTGCCAGTGCCACGCCTGCCGTCGGCACCGCACCCCTGACCGTGAGGTTCACCACCGCAGGTGATGACCCCGTGGGGACCATCCAATGGTACCGTTGGGACTTCGACGGCAACGGCACCTATGACAGCAACGACACTGTTGCCAATGATTACTCGCGCACCTACACAGCCCCTGGGGTCTATAATGCGAAGCTGCATGTCGACAGCAGCACCGGAAATTCCGCGGAGACCATAGTCCCAATCACCGTCCGCAACAACCCGCCTACCGCTTCCGCCGACGTGACGCCGTCGAACGGGCCGGTCCCCCTCATCGTCACACTGAGAGGTTCGGGGTCCGACACCGATGGCAGTATTGTAAAGTACGAATGGGATTTCGAGGGCGACGGAACCTATGATTACGCGAGCACGACCACCGGCAACACCAACCACGAATACGCGTCAGTCGCGACCTACACCGCGGTCTTTCGCGTAACGGACAACTCCGGAAACACCGCAACCGCCGTCGCGACCACGACCACAGTGCGCACCGGGCCCCCAGGGTCACCGACCGCTGTCGCGACGGTCTCACCCGCCAGCGGCAACTCGCCGCTCACCGTCACACTCACCGGAGCCGCGACCGATCCGAACAACGATATCGCCCTATATGAGTGGGACTTTGAGAACGACGGGGTCTTTGATTTCTCGTCCTCAAACGGCGGCAACACCAGCCATGTGTACAGTCAAGGCGGAACCCATATCGCCACCCTGCGGGTCACCGACGCCACCGGGCTGACGGGAATCGACCAGGTATTGGTGAGGGTGAACCTGACCGCGGGCCTTGCAGTCTCACCGAATACGATCGGATTCTTTGGCGGCGTCACGGCTGCGGCGAACGCGAGCAGCGTTTACAGTGCCGGTTATCCGGCAACGCTTCTGTTTGACGGCAACACCGGCGGAACGCCCTGGTACACCGCAGCCAACCAGACCGCCGCGTCCTGGTTTGAGGTTATCTATTCCGGCCCGCGAATAGTCACAGCTGTAACAGTCTTTTGGAACAGCTATTATTATATGCAAAGCGCCACCATCGAGTTATTCGATCAAGATGGCTTACGCCTGTATCAGCAGAATGCAACCTTTACCGGGGGAGCCAGCAGGGTCCCATTGCCCAATGTCGAGAATGTCTATCGCTTGCGGGTGACGAGCATCACGGCGAATTCCGCCAGCTATGTGTCAGCTTTCGAGGTCGTCACCGAGAGCATTCCCTTCGGACCGCCAGTGCCCAGGGGTGCTAACATTCTGACCACCCTTTCTGCCGGCGCGGCAGTGACCTTGACGATCAAGGACGCTGCTGATCAGGTCGTTCGCACCCTCGTGGCGAACCAATACCGCGCGGGCGGCAGTTATGCGGACTACTGGAATGCCGCCGACGACCGTGGCGTTCCGGTCCCCGACGGCTCATATTTCGCTATCCTCGAGTACCTTGAGGACGGACAGCGAAAAGTGATCGATTACACCGATTCAACCGGCGGTACCCGCTATAGCGTGCCGACCGGGACTGCCTGCGATCAGCGCGAGACCGTACGCAGCAGCTTCAGCCCATACGCCGATGATTTACTGCCGATGGTATTCCGAAGCTGCAAGGCCTCTGAGTGGACCGTCTTTATCGGCCCTCTGAACGCAGGCGGTAGTGAGGGGCGCACACGCACCATCGTGAACCGAAAGGTTTTTCCCGCCGGGACGAACACTGTTTACTGGGATGGACTGGACGACCAAGGCAACCTAGCCCATCCGCCCGCTGGAGATGCGCTGATCACAGGCTTCTGGCGTTATGACCTTCCGACCAACGCCATGGTCATGACCGGGAGTGCCCCGACGCTCACCGGCGTCACTGCGACCCCGAACTATTTCAATCCCTTATCCAAGGTCTGCCGACCAAGCGAGTTGTCCGTCGATGTCACTTACACCGTAAATGAAGACGTCGCCGCGGTTGAACTCCGGGTGATCGACTTGAAGACCAAAGAGACTATTCACATCGTGCGGACGACCAATGTCGTGGCAGGCGCGAATGTTATCCGCTGGCGCGGCACCAATTCGGTCGGCGACTACGTGGACGCGGGTGACTATCAGTTGCAACTGTCGGCCGCCGACTCCGCGGGCAACGCGACTCCGTTAGTCTCTGCAACCCTCGTGCGAGTCTACCAGTGA
- a CDS encoding DUF6531 domain-containing protein has translation MIIRYFVTTPPYQSVITIISETAEGRAKMRNAETARYPLSALADLLVVGALLVSASLYAYNKPWDQGHDGTNPSNPNNPNNPPNPPNNPHGGSGSPVYIKSGSFMQVHIDLTVQACGKPMKITRFYNSADESSGIFGNGWTLGYGMRLLPTQESDGTEYVLALMSNGQRYRFTRNSDGTFTPPPGTIFTLTMDRGDYVLKDNLELSYRFGSDGFLTHMSDRGGSTLSFSYQLFGGCFDKISDESNRVFQFTFGANGKVASISDPVGNSVIYEYDQSGNLIVFTDSEGGRWQYGYDATNKLTSVKNPNNETVTTVTYEAGELHRVLTYSDRGETFRLTYQSANQTNKQNSLNRTVQYQFLDNGLITKKTSPLGFAIQHGYDASYNYTSFTDQNNHVTAFSYDAAKNLTGVRDASSAATTLIYDSDGNVLSISDPLGRTAQFVYSSTSSDLTQIARAGSGDIAITYDGKGYLQSINYPGGESLAFERDMICNLKRILSSSGKEIAIAYDGLGNPTSITSPSGTQLIGYNKTSHITSVTDGTGTTHIGYDATGRITQVVEPDGTTFQMSHNGTLQKITQTKYPDNSTFSYDYYSFDRLKTLTFAPGSGPGTSWAKQFGYDADERLTTVTLPSAATITYSYDPAGNVTGIQDSSLGVAITLGYNAANRVSSIDSANYTDSFFYNEIGNRIKKRDNAGVETVYNYDARDGLTGVSTLGVTTTFPAPVRKLPSTIMLSDVIGLYNSRQNLRLLSYLVAFTPDELIAMLRYDLQYHRLALNGIEERQLTGFRHAVLPQADTFAVPQILTIFNFVDQYRRLGAVWQP, from the coding sequence GTGATCATTCGCTATTTTGTCACCACGCCGCCATATCAATCGGTCATTACCATCATCTCTGAAACGGCTGAAGGAAGAGCGAAGATGCGCAACGCTGAAACTGCAAGATACCCATTAAGTGCATTGGCCGACCTGTTAGTGGTGGGTGCATTATTGGTGTCGGCCTCCTTGTATGCCTACAACAAACCCTGGGATCAGGGACACGACGGCACCAACCCGAGCAACCCCAACAATCCCAACAATCCCCCGAATCCGCCGAACAATCCACATGGCGGCTCCGGATCCCCGGTCTATATCAAGTCCGGCAGTTTCATGCAGGTTCACATTGATCTGACTGTTCAGGCGTGCGGCAAGCCGATGAAGATCACCCGTTTCTACAACAGTGCTGACGAAAGCAGCGGCATCTTCGGTAATGGTTGGACCCTGGGCTACGGCATGCGACTCCTGCCGACTCAGGAATCAGATGGCACCGAGTATGTGCTGGCACTCATGTCCAATGGACAACGCTACCGCTTTACGCGGAACTCCGACGGCACCTTCACCCCCCCCCCGGGCACGATCTTCACCCTGACAATGGACCGTGGGGACTATGTTCTTAAAGATAACCTTGAATTGAGCTATCGCTTCGGCAGCGATGGCTTTCTAACCCACATGAGCGATCGGGGCGGCAGCACTTTGTCGTTCTCTTATCAGCTCTTTGGCGGCTGTTTCGACAAGATCAGTGACGAATCCAATCGTGTATTCCAGTTCACGTTCGGAGCGAACGGTAAGGTGGCGAGTATCTCCGATCCCGTCGGCAACAGTGTCATCTACGAATATGACCAAAGCGGAAATCTGATTGTATTCACCGACTCCGAAGGTGGACGCTGGCAATATGGATACGACGCGACGAATAAGTTGACGTCGGTCAAGAATCCCAACAATGAGACCGTTACTACGGTTACCTACGAGGCCGGGGAATTGCATCGCGTGCTGACCTACTCAGATCGCGGCGAGACCTTCAGGCTGACCTATCAGTCGGCCAACCAGACTAACAAGCAAAACAGTCTGAATCGCACCGTTCAGTACCAATTTCTTGACAACGGCCTGATCACTAAGAAGACTTCCCCATTGGGGTTCGCCATTCAGCACGGCTATGACGCGAGTTACAACTACACATCCTTTACCGATCAGAACAATCACGTCACTGCGTTCTCGTATGACGCTGCCAAGAATCTGACGGGCGTGCGGGACGCCTCTTCGGCTGCGACGACGCTGATATATGACAGCGACGGCAACGTCCTCAGCATCTCTGATCCACTAGGCCGAACAGCACAGTTTGTCTACTCTTCAACTTCCTCCGATCTGACCCAGATCGCGCGGGCCGGATCAGGCGATATCGCTATTACCTATGATGGCAAGGGGTACCTGCAGTCCATCAATTATCCGGGGGGGGAGAGCCTGGCGTTTGAGCGCGATATGATATGCAATCTCAAGCGTATCCTGTCATCCTCGGGTAAGGAGATAGCAATCGCCTATGATGGTCTCGGCAATCCGACCTCGATTACATCGCCATCCGGGACTCAGTTGATCGGATACAATAAGACCAGTCATATCACATCGGTCACAGATGGGACCGGTACGACCCACATCGGCTACGATGCGACCGGGCGTATTACCCAGGTGGTCGAACCTGATGGCACCACGTTCCAGATGAGTCACAACGGTACACTGCAAAAGATTACCCAGACCAAGTATCCCGATAACAGCACATTTTCGTATGACTATTATTCGTTTGATCGGCTCAAGACGCTTACATTCGCACCCGGTAGCGGTCCCGGCACGAGTTGGGCGAAGCAGTTTGGGTATGATGCCGATGAGCGGTTGACCACCGTTACCCTACCCTCGGCGGCAACCATTACCTATTCCTACGATCCAGCCGGCAATGTCACGGGCATCCAGGATTCCAGTCTGGGCGTCGCTATTACTCTCGGGTATAACGCGGCAAATCGGGTTTCAAGCATCGACAGCGCCAACTACACGGACTCGTTTTTTTATAACGAGATCGGTAACCGGATTAAGAAGCGCGATAACGCGGGAGTCGAGACAGTATATAACTATGACGCTCGGGATGGTTTGACCGGCGTGAGCACGCTGGGAGTCACCACAACCTTCCCGGCACCCGTGCGGAAACTGCCATCGACGATCATGCTCAGTGACGTCATCGGCTTGTACAACTCGCGTCAGAACCTGCGCCTCCTGTCTTATCTGGTTGCCTTTACGCCGGACGAATTGATCGCGATGTTGCGCTACGATCTTCAGTACCATCGTCTGGCGCTTAACGGCATTGAAGAGCGGCAGTTGACGGGCTTCCGCCACGCGGTGCTGCCCCAGGCTGACACCTTCGCAGTTCCACAGATTCTGACGATCTTCAATTTCGTCGATCAGTATCGACGCCTGGGTGCGGTTTGGCAACCATAG